A genomic stretch from Deltaproteobacteria bacterium includes:
- the rpsJ gene encoding 30S ribosomal protein S10, with the protein MVETQNLRIKLKAYDHRLLDQSVKEIVETAKRTGAVIKGPIPIPTKIQRYTVLRSPHVDKKSREQFEIRTSGRLIDIIEPTQQTVDALMKIDLSAGVDVEIKSFGGKQ; encoded by the coding sequence ATGGTAGAAACTCAAAATCTAAGGATAAAATTAAAAGCTTATGATCACAGGTTGTTAGATCAATCTGTTAAGGAAATAGTGGAAACAGCAAAAAGGACAGGTGCGGTTATTAAAGGGCCTATCCCTATTCCTACAAAGATACAGCGTTATACTGTATTAAGATCACCGCACGTTGATAAGAAATCGAGAGAGCAATTTGAGATAAGAACGAGCGGTAGATTAATAGATATTATTGAACCAACACAGCAAACGGTTGATGCTTTAATGAAGATAGATCTCTCAGCAGGTGTTGATGTGGAAATCAAAAGCTTTGGGGGTAAGCAATAA